One Dictyoglomus thermophilum H-6-12 DNA window includes the following coding sequences:
- the dapA gene encoding 4-hydroxy-tetrahydrodipicolinate synthase, which translates to MVHFGSLITAMITPFDEYGEINWSEVDRIVEKLIEDGSDSILVSGTTGEAPTLSKEEKLALFERVKKIAGNRAKVIAGTTNYCTKESVELTKEAEKIGVDGILATAPYYNKPPQDGLYLHFAKIASETSLPIIVYNIPSRTAVNILPETLKRLAQDCPNIVGVKEASGDINQIAMIRRLLPRPFLLYSGDDSMTLPLLSVGGDGVISVASHIVGKEIKEMINSYFSGNVEKAAELHLKLLPIFKGLFLTTNPIPLKEALNLLGYKVGKCRLPLSPIDSKNRAELIKILKEYGFQINEA; encoded by the coding sequence ATGGTTCATTTTGGTAGTTTGATAACAGCAATGATAACTCCTTTTGACGAATATGGGGAAATTAACTGGAGTGAGGTTGACAGAATTGTAGAAAAGTTAATTGAAGATGGAAGCGATAGTATTCTTGTCTCTGGAACTACAGGGGAAGCTCCTACTTTGTCTAAAGAAGAAAAGTTAGCACTTTTTGAGAGAGTAAAGAAGATAGCAGGAAATAGGGCTAAAGTTATTGCTGGAACTACCAATTATTGTACAAAAGAGTCTGTAGAGCTTACAAAAGAAGCTGAAAAAATAGGAGTTGATGGTATTTTAGCTACTGCTCCTTATTATAACAAACCCCCACAGGATGGTTTATATCTACATTTTGCTAAAATTGCCTCTGAAACTTCTTTACCAATTATAGTATACAACATACCTTCGAGAACTGCAGTAAATATCCTTCCTGAAACTTTAAAGAGATTAGCCCAAGATTGTCCAAATATTGTAGGAGTAAAAGAAGCAAGTGGAGATATTAACCAAATTGCAATGATAAGAAGGCTTTTACCACGTCCCTTCTTGCTGTATAGTGGTGATGACTCTATGACCCTTCCATTACTCAGTGTAGGAGGGGATGGGGTAATAAGTGTAGCCTCTCACATAGTAGGAAAAGAGATAAAAGAAATGATAAATAGTTATTTCAGTGGTAATGTGGAAAAAGCTGCAGAGTTGCATCTTAAGCTTTTACCTATATTTAAAGGGTTGTTCTTAACTACGAATCCTATCCCCTTAAAAGAAGCTCTTAATCTACTTGGATACAAAGTAGGAAAATGTAGATTACCATTATCCCCTATAGATAGTAAGAATAGAGCTGAGCTGATAAAAATTCTAAAGGAGTACGGTTTTCAGATAAATGAGGCATAG
- a CDS encoding DNA translocase FtsK: MEKRKLVGIFLICINIFGFLSWLFPESSGVLGRIFVDFLKNFFGIYLIPFVVIQGLAIYYLLRGKILEKEFLALVLYLISLFSLFTVFIKFFNLYKYEGELGRLLLNIFPYIGFFGYIIFSVATLTIAVFLLPPPKSKVSIKKEKNKKVNLDLETQKISDRSFEKTTKKTSKESNQITSYIERKTKLDFSIPTSILSYSAPSKAELEDYEQIAKNLEETLKSFKVDAKVQDWNIGPSVIRYNITLAPGTRVSKVLNLSNDIALALAVPSVRFEAPVPGKSVVGVEIPRRKPVKVYLREILESDAFIESKHPLTFALGKDLIGNIKVANLSEVLHLLIAGTTGSGKSMFINALIISLLYKNTPETLNLLMIDPKRVELSIYNKLMGRYLRHPVVTEPKKAVFALKWAVGEMERRYEIFEKNEVRNIEEYKNLNEKENLPYIVIIIDELNDLMMTSPKEIEDLICRLAQKARAAGIHLVVATQRPSVDVITGLIKANIPSRIAFAVSSQIDSRIILDDSGAEKLIGKGDMLYQPITSGHPIRLQAPYVDEKDIKNVVNYILENVPEISVEPISLESLEQEEEREEISEFSDPLLPQVIELLKGRKIISTSYIQRKFSIGYNRAARLLDILEEKGYVASQGEGKPRKVLRGGDEI, translated from the coding sequence ATGGAAAAGAGAAAATTGGTTGGTATTTTTCTAATCTGCATAAATATATTTGGTTTTTTATCTTGGTTATTTCCAGAGTCAAGTGGGGTTCTGGGTAGAATTTTTGTTGACTTTTTGAAAAATTTCTTTGGCATATATCTAATTCCATTTGTTGTCATTCAAGGCCTTGCCATATATTATCTTTTAAGAGGAAAAATCCTTGAAAAAGAATTTCTGGCATTAGTACTTTATCTTATTTCTTTATTTAGCCTTTTTACTGTTTTTATAAAATTTTTCAATTTATATAAATATGAAGGAGAATTAGGAAGACTTTTACTTAATATATTCCCTTACATTGGCTTTTTTGGATATATTATATTTTCTGTTGCTACACTTACGATTGCTGTTTTTTTGCTTCCACCACCTAAGTCTAAAGTTAGTATAAAAAAGGAAAAAAACAAAAAGGTAAATTTAGACTTAGAAACTCAAAAAATCTCTGATAGATCTTTTGAGAAGACAACAAAAAAAACCTCAAAAGAGAGTAATCAAATAACTTCTTATATAGAAAGAAAGACTAAGTTAGACTTTTCAATTCCCACATCTATCTTGTCATATTCTGCTCCCAGTAAAGCTGAGCTCGAGGATTATGAGCAAATAGCCAAAAATTTAGAAGAAACTCTAAAAAGCTTTAAGGTGGATGCAAAGGTGCAAGATTGGAATATAGGACCCTCTGTTATTAGATATAACATCACTCTTGCTCCTGGCACAAGGGTAAGTAAGGTCTTAAATTTATCAAATGATATTGCTCTTGCCCTTGCTGTTCCAAGTGTAAGGTTTGAAGCTCCTGTTCCAGGAAAATCGGTTGTAGGAGTAGAAATCCCGAGAAGAAAACCCGTAAAAGTATATCTAAGAGAAATATTAGAAAGCGATGCTTTTATAGAGTCAAAACATCCACTAACCTTTGCTCTTGGTAAAGATCTTATAGGTAATATAAAGGTTGCAAATCTATCTGAAGTATTACATCTTTTAATTGCAGGAACCACGGGTTCAGGTAAGAGTATGTTTATAAACGCTTTAATTATAAGTCTTCTTTATAAGAATACACCTGAAACTTTAAATCTACTTATGATAGACCCTAAAAGAGTAGAGCTTTCCATTTACAATAAGCTTATGGGTAGATATCTGAGACACCCAGTAGTTACAGAGCCTAAAAAGGCTGTATTCGCTCTTAAATGGGCTGTTGGAGAGATGGAAAGAAGATATGAGATTTTTGAAAAAAATGAGGTAAGAAATATAGAGGAGTATAAAAATCTAAACGAAAAAGAAAACTTACCATATATTGTAATAATCATCGATGAGTTAAATGATCTAATGATGACCTCTCCTAAGGAGATAGAAGACTTAATATGTAGATTGGCTCAAAAAGCACGAGCTGCTGGGATTCACCTAGTAGTAGCAACTCAAAGACCTTCAGTAGATGTTATAACTGGCTTAATTAAGGCTAATATTCCTTCAAGGATTGCTTTTGCAGTATCCTCTCAAATAGATTCAAGAATAATATTGGATGATAGCGGAGCAGAAAAATTAATTGGTAAAGGAGATATGCTCTACCAACCTATAACCAGTGGACATCCTATAAGACTTCAAGCGCCATACGTGGACGAAAAAGATATTAAGAATGTAGTTAATTATATTTTAGAAAATGTTCCAGAAATCTCTGTAGAACCTATATCCCTTGAAAGTCTTGAACAGGAAGAAGAAAGAGAAGAGATCTCAGAGTTTAGTGATCCATTACTTCCTCAGGTAATTGAGCTTTTAAAAGGAAGAAAAATTATATCCACTTCGTATATTCAAAGAAAGTTTAGTATAGGTTATAATAGAGCAGCAAGACTTTTAGATATATTAGAAGAAAAAGGATACGTTGCCTCTCAGGGAGAGGGAAAACCAAGAAAAGTTTTGCGGGGAGGTGATGAGATTTAA
- a CDS encoding BMP family lipoprotein: MRKIFVLFLILSFIGLMSIGFSAKTIRVGIVYDVGGRGDKSFNDAAYTGLQRAIKVLKVEGKDLEPGPGGANREELLRTLAEQNYDLVIGVGFLFTDAITAVAKDFPKVKFAIVDGVIEGLPNVSSLVFNEHEGSFLVGVIAGLMTKSNVIGFVGGMDMPLIHKFEVGYKAGAMYVNPKVKVLINYIGVTGDAFKDPVKGKELALAQYKQGADIIYHASGASGEGVFEAAKETNKYAIGVDSPQSWIMPDRIITSMLKRVDVAVYETIKDVKEGNFKSGIRVFGLKNNGVDYEKTKLLPLGVIQKVEQIKKDIIAGKIVVPYDDKTFEEFKAKYLKK; encoded by the coding sequence ATGCGTAAAATTTTTGTGTTATTCCTGATTCTTTCCTTTATAGGTTTGATGAGTATTGGATTTTCAGCTAAAACTATAAGAGTAGGTATTGTTTACGATGTGGGAGGAAGAGGAGATAAATCCTTTAATGATGCTGCATATACAGGACTTCAAAGGGCTATAAAAGTCCTCAAGGTAGAAGGAAAAGATTTAGAGCCAGGGCCCGGAGGAGCAAATAGAGAAGAACTCCTTAGAACTCTTGCAGAGCAAAATTATGACTTAGTAATAGGTGTAGGTTTCCTATTTACCGATGCTATTACAGCGGTAGCAAAAGATTTTCCAAAGGTAAAATTTGCAATCGTTGATGGAGTGATCGAAGGATTACCCAATGTATCTTCTTTAGTTTTTAATGAACATGAAGGATCCTTCCTTGTAGGAGTTATCGCAGGTTTAATGACTAAAAGTAACGTTATAGGATTTGTGGGTGGCATGGATATGCCATTAATACACAAATTTGAAGTAGGATATAAGGCTGGAGCAATGTATGTAAATCCAAAGGTAAAGGTTTTGATAAATTACATAGGTGTTACTGGAGATGCCTTTAAAGATCCTGTAAAAGGAAAAGAATTAGCATTAGCTCAGTATAAACAAGGAGCAGATATTATTTATCACGCTTCGGGAGCTTCAGGAGAGGGAGTATTTGAAGCAGCAAAAGAGACTAATAAGTACGCCATTGGAGTAGATTCTCCTCAATCCTGGATTATGCCTGATAGAATTATAACAAGCATGTTGAAGAGAGTAGACGTAGCAGTATATGAGACTATCAAAGATGTGAAAGAGGGTAATTTTAAGAGTGGAATAAGGGTTTTTGGTCTTAAGAACAATGGGGTTGATTATGAAAAAACTAAACTACTACCTCTTGGTGTAATACAAAAAGTTGAACAGATAAAGAAAGATATCATAGCTGGTAAAATCGTGGTACCTTATGATGATAAGACCTTTGAAGAGTTTAAGGCAAAATATTTGAAGAAGTAA
- a CDS encoding polyribonucleotide nucleotidyltransferase, with product MRQVCSFKREFAGKELKIDIGKVAWQATGAALVQYGETTVLVTVVASEDKKEDVDFFPLTVEYVERLYAAGKIPGGFFKREGKPTEPEILFARLIDRPLRPLFAKDFRNEVQVIVTVLSYDHENSTDIPSIIGASCAIILAGLPFKGPIGAVRIGWDGNEWYINPPVTLSNSLLLDLVVAGTKDAVLMIEGDGKEVPEDIFLEGIIKAHSAMLDVINFQEEILSQINPAPFNYDPFVVDERLKRAVLDYVTVDQIRDAIFTPSKSERQKALEDLKKKVIEHFKPIYGEITAQVDEIINQEAKKILSQVVLEEKRRVDGRKLNEIRPVSCEVGVLKRVHGSALFQRGETQVLSVVTLGAGEEQIIESVIESEPKRYIHHYNFPPFSVGEAKPLRGPKRREIGHGALAERALLPLIPKEEEFPYTIRVVSEVLSSNGSTSMASVCGSSLSLMDAGVPIKTHVAGVAMGLIKEGDRFEVLTDIQGLEDALGGMDFKIAGTRNGITAVQLDIKVDGLSYEIIERTLKQAKEARYQILDIMEKTIPQPRPEISPYAPRIMVLEINPSKIGDLIGPSGKNIKKIIEETHTTINIKPEGLVYISAPDQESAEKAAQMVQDYTRDIKEGDIFLGKVIRVTDYGAFVEILPGKIGLLHISKYKTTGTGKNQTREEINLGDEILIKVDSIDSSGRISLTRKDL from the coding sequence ATGCGACAGGTTTGTTCGTTTAAAAGAGAATTTGCAGGAAAAGAACTAAAAATTGATATAGGGAAGGTTGCTTGGCAAGCTACAGGAGCAGCTCTTGTTCAGTACGGGGAGACTACTGTACTTGTTACAGTGGTAGCTTCGGAAGATAAAAAAGAAGATGTAGATTTTTTCCCGTTAACTGTTGAGTATGTAGAGAGATTATATGCTGCTGGAAAAATTCCTGGTGGATTTTTTAAAAGAGAAGGAAAACCTACAGAGCCTGAAATTCTGTTTGCCAGATTAATTGACAGGCCCTTAAGACCCTTATTTGCAAAAGATTTTAGGAACGAAGTTCAAGTAATAGTAACTGTGCTTTCTTATGATCACGAGAACTCTACAGATATTCCTTCCATAATTGGTGCATCTTGTGCCATAATACTTGCTGGTCTTCCATTCAAAGGACCTATTGGAGCTGTCAGAATAGGTTGGGACGGCAATGAATGGTATATAAATCCACCGGTTACTTTAAGCAATTCCTTATTACTTGATTTGGTTGTGGCTGGCACAAAAGATGCTGTGTTGATGATAGAGGGCGACGGAAAGGAAGTACCTGAAGATATCTTTTTGGAAGGAATTATTAAGGCTCATAGTGCAATGTTAGATGTAATTAACTTCCAAGAAGAAATCTTATCTCAAATAAATCCTGCGCCATTTAATTACGATCCCTTTGTAGTTGACGAAAGATTAAAGAGAGCTGTATTAGACTATGTTACGGTTGACCAAATAAGGGATGCTATTTTTACCCCAAGTAAATCTGAAAGACAAAAAGCTCTTGAAGATTTGAAAAAGAAAGTAATAGAGCATTTTAAACCTATTTATGGAGAAATAACTGCTCAAGTTGATGAAATAATTAATCAAGAAGCAAAGAAAATATTATCTCAAGTAGTGCTTGAAGAAAAAAGAAGGGTAGATGGAAGAAAGTTAAACGAAATAAGACCTGTAAGTTGTGAAGTCGGAGTTCTGAAAAGAGTCCATGGCTCTGCCCTTTTCCAGAGAGGAGAAACTCAGGTTCTTTCTGTTGTAACTTTAGGTGCTGGAGAGGAACAAATAATAGAAAGTGTTATAGAAAGCGAACCTAAGAGATATATACACCATTATAACTTCCCACCTTTTTCCGTTGGAGAAGCAAAGCCATTGAGAGGTCCTAAAAGAAGGGAAATAGGACATGGAGCTCTTGCTGAAAGAGCATTACTTCCACTTATTCCTAAAGAAGAAGAATTTCCTTATACAATTAGAGTTGTTTCTGAGGTATTGAGTTCTAATGGTTCTACTTCTATGGCAAGTGTATGCGGTAGTAGTCTTTCATTAATGGATGCTGGGGTCCCGATAAAGACACACGTAGCTGGAGTTGCAATGGGCCTTATCAAAGAAGGAGATAGGTTTGAAGTACTTACGGATATTCAGGGACTTGAAGATGCTTTAGGAGGAATGGACTTTAAGATAGCTGGAACCAGAAATGGTATTACAGCTGTGCAACTTGATATCAAAGTTGATGGGCTATCTTATGAAATTATTGAGAGAACTTTGAAACAAGCAAAAGAGGCAAGATATCAAATTCTTGATATTATGGAAAAGACTATACCTCAGCCGAGGCCTGAAATTTCCCCATATGCGCCGAGAATAATGGTTTTAGAAATTAATCCTAGTAAAATTGGAGACCTTATTGGGCCAAGTGGTAAGAATATAAAGAAGATTATTGAGGAAACTCATACTACTATAAATATAAAGCCTGAAGGTTTGGTTTATATTTCAGCTCCAGATCAAGAATCCGCAGAAAAAGCTGCTCAGATGGTACAGGACTATACGAGAGATATTAAGGAAGGAGATATATTCTTAGGAAAAGTTATAAGAGTTACAGATTATGGAGCTTTTGTAGAGATATTACCAGGAAAGATAGGACTTCTTCATATCTCAAAATACAAAACCACCGGTACAGGTAAAAACCAAACAAGAGAGGAAATTAATTTGGGTGATGAGATTCTTATAAAGGTAGATTCGATAGATTCGAGTGGAAGGATAAGTTTGACTAGAAAAGATCTTTAG
- a CDS encoding M16 family metallopeptidase, whose product MNISEIELKNGLKIIHDYTPSRKTINIIVAVKVGSRHEEKKEHGLAHFVEHLLFKNNSERGIDEIRKEVDQLGGELNAFTTKEVTYFTLKILSYHFVKGVKLLSDIILKPQFSDDEINLEKLVVKEEIRMYKDSPEELVFDNFFKASWDSHPLVREILGTEKSVTSFDKDLIISFYNKHYRTDNMIVGVSGDVSSKKVEEVFANYFYKNDVNNLLRTINQKPPKYRPRSIFLKRNFEQVQILWGTEGYIPGDPRRESLALLSVSLGGGISSRLFRELREKKGLVYNVETQLLTFKDASLFGIYTATAPQTVVETFQTLLQERENLLKNGISKEELDLAKRQTINSILMAIESPSQRLFYLLDSYLVYGKIIPWLDKIRKIRKVTVGDVNDTIRDIFNRPFSISVVGPINSQHKDVLKGEIKND is encoded by the coding sequence ATGAATATTTCTGAAATTGAATTAAAAAATGGGTTAAAAATTATTCATGATTATACACCCTCTAGAAAGACCATAAATATAATAGTAGCTGTTAAAGTTGGATCAAGACATGAGGAAAAAAAAGAACATGGTCTTGCTCACTTTGTAGAGCATCTTTTGTTTAAAAACAATTCTGAAAGAGGGATAGATGAGATACGAAAAGAAGTTGATCAGCTAGGTGGAGAACTTAATGCTTTCACGACAAAAGAGGTAACCTATTTTACTTTGAAAATATTGAGTTATCATTTTGTTAAGGGGGTAAAGCTTCTTAGTGATATTATTTTAAAGCCTCAATTTTCAGATGATGAGATAAATTTAGAGAAATTAGTAGTTAAAGAAGAAATTAGAATGTATAAGGATTCCCCTGAAGAATTAGTATTTGATAATTTTTTTAAGGCTTCTTGGGATAGTCATCCATTGGTCAGAGAAATATTAGGTACAGAAAAATCTGTTACAAGTTTTGATAAAGATCTTATAATTTCTTTTTATAACAAGCATTACAGAACAGATAATATGATTGTGGGAGTAAGCGGGGATGTATCTTCAAAAAAAGTAGAGGAGGTTTTTGCAAACTATTTTTATAAAAATGATGTGAATAACCTTTTAAGAACTATTAACCAAAAACCTCCAAAGTATAGACCAAGATCAATATTTTTAAAGAGGAATTTTGAACAAGTACAGATATTGTGGGGAACAGAAGGTTATATTCCTGGAGATCCTCGAAGGGAGTCTCTTGCTCTGCTTTCAGTAAGTCTTGGAGGTGGTATAAGTTCAAGATTATTTAGAGAACTAAGAGAAAAAAAGGGGCTTGTTTATAACGTAGAAACTCAACTTTTAACTTTCAAAGATGCCTCCCTGTTTGGCATTTATACTGCAACTGCTCCCCAAACAGTAGTTGAGACTTTTCAGACTTTGCTTCAAGAAAGAGAAAACTTGCTCAAAAATGGGATATCTAAAGAGGAATTGGATCTTGCTAAAAGACAAACAATAAATAGTATTTTAATGGCTATAGAAAGTCCTTCTCAGAGACTATTTTATCTTTTAGATTCTTATCTTGTGTATGGAAAGATTATTCCTTGGCTTGACAAAATAAGGAAAATAAGAAAAGTAACTGTAGGAGATGTTAATGATACCATTAGGGATATTTTTAATAGACCTTTTTCCATATCTGTGGTGGGGCCTATAAACTCTCAACATAAAGATGTTTTAAAGGGGGAAATTAAAAATGATTAA
- a CDS encoding ribonuclease J, with amino-acid sequence MRHRLKIIPIGGFGEIGKNMLLLQYGDTIIVIDAGLMFPDGDMLGIDFVIPDISYLISNKDKVKALILTHGHEDHIGALQYLLKDLDIPIYGTPLTLGLVEKKLEEFRLKANLNKIKPNDTITIGPFTIETFRQTHSIPDTIGLAITTPVGLIVISGDFKLDQTPIDGNPPDFNKLVEFGKRGVLALFCDSTNVEQPGITPSESLVKSSFENIFNSTKSRIFLVTFASNFHRIQQAVDMALKFGRKVAIAGKSLITNIEVAKRLGYINIPDDIMINIKDVNNLPDEKVLVLTTGSQGEPYSALSLLTNHSYKQLSLRPGDTVILSTKPIPGNEVMVYRMVDQLFRKGVEVIYGKDAGVHVSGHAAQEEVKMFINLLKPKYLIPYHGEYRHLALLKKIGLELGIPKDHIIIIENGTILEFEDGRAITDGKISLNNIYVDGLSIGDVGNIILMERKRLAEDGVLIVGVLIDSETGLILDGPEIISKGFIFVKDSEELIEIARERVREVFRKKAGKNGNINKEALVKETLENFFNEELKRKPVIIPLVWEI; translated from the coding sequence ATGAGGCATAGGCTGAAAATTATTCCTATTGGTGGTTTTGGAGAAATTGGTAAAAATATGCTTCTTCTCCAGTACGGGGATACTATTATTGTAATAGATGCTGGTTTAATGTTCCCCGATGGAGATATGCTTGGTATTGACTTTGTTATCCCTGATATATCTTATCTGATTTCTAATAAAGACAAAGTTAAAGCGTTAATTCTTACTCATGGGCATGAGGATCATATAGGAGCTCTTCAATACTTATTAAAAGACTTAGATATTCCTATCTATGGAACTCCCTTGACCCTTGGTTTGGTGGAAAAAAAATTAGAAGAATTTAGGCTTAAAGCTAATCTTAATAAGATTAAACCTAATGATACCATAACTATAGGTCCTTTTACCATCGAGACCTTTAGACAAACTCATAGCATTCCCGATACCATTGGACTTGCTATAACTACTCCTGTTGGTTTAATTGTAATAAGTGGTGATTTTAAACTTGATCAGACGCCTATAGATGGTAATCCTCCTGATTTTAATAAATTAGTAGAGTTTGGAAAAAGAGGAGTGCTTGCTCTATTCTGTGATAGTACAAATGTAGAACAACCTGGAATAACACCATCAGAAAGTTTGGTAAAAAGTTCTTTTGAGAACATATTCAATTCTACTAAAAGCAGAATATTTCTTGTTACTTTTGCTTCTAATTTCCATCGTATTCAACAAGCAGTAGATATGGCATTAAAATTTGGTAGAAAGGTTGCTATAGCTGGAAAAAGTTTAATAACCAACATAGAAGTTGCTAAAAGATTAGGATATATAAACATTCCGGATGATATTATGATAAACATAAAAGATGTTAATAATCTTCCTGATGAAAAAGTTCTTGTTCTTACAACAGGAAGTCAAGGAGAGCCATATTCAGCCTTGTCTCTTCTTACAAACCATTCTTATAAACAACTCTCTCTTCGGCCAGGAGATACTGTAATATTATCTACTAAACCCATACCTGGAAATGAGGTTATGGTTTACAGAATGGTAGATCAATTATTTAGAAAAGGTGTAGAAGTCATATATGGTAAAGACGCAGGAGTTCATGTTTCAGGGCATGCTGCTCAAGAGGAAGTGAAAATGTTTATAAATTTGTTAAAGCCCAAATACCTTATCCCTTATCATGGAGAGTATAGACATTTAGCTCTTCTCAAGAAAATAGGTTTGGAGCTAGGTATTCCTAAGGATCACATAATAATAATAGAAAATGGTACTATTTTGGAGTTTGAGGATGGAAGAGCAATAACAGATGGTAAAATTAGTTTAAATAATATATATGTAGATGGTCTTAGTATTGGAGACGTAGGAAACATTATTTTAATGGAGAGAAAAAGATTAGCTGAGGATGGAGTCCTGATCGTAGGGGTTCTTATTGACAGTGAAACAGGTCTTATTTTAGATGGACCAGAGATCATCTCAAAAGGTTTTATATTTGTAAAAGATTCGGAGGAGCTTATAGAGATAGCAAGAGAAAGAGTGAGAGAGGTTTTTAGAAAGAAAGCTGGAAAAAATGGCAATATAAACAAAGAGGCTCTTGTCAAGGAAACTCTTGAGAATTTTTTTAATGAAGAGTTAAAAAGAAAACCTGTGATTATACCTCTAGTGTGGGAAATTTAG
- the rpsO gene encoding 30S ribosomal protein S15 has translation MALTKEEKKQIIEKFRLNENDSGSPEVQIALLTERIKRLTEHLKVHKKDYHSRVGLLKMIGRRRKLLKYLQEKDFERYKKLIQELGLRK, from the coding sequence ATGGCTCTAACTAAAGAGGAAAAGAAACAGATAATTGAAAAATTCAGATTAAACGAGAATGATTCTGGATCACCAGAAGTACAAATTGCATTGCTTACGGAAAGAATAAAGAGACTTACAGAACATTTAAAAGTACATAAGAAGGATTATCATTCTCGTGTTGGTCTATTAAAGATGATTGGTAGAAGGAGAAAACTACTTAAGTATCTACAAGAGAAAGATTTTGAAAGATACAAGAAACTAATACAAGAATTGGGGTTAAGAAAGTAG
- the dapB gene encoding 4-hydroxy-tetrahydrodipicolinate reductase, which yields MIKTILFGACGKMGRVIGKALIDAVDIELVGAIDPYFKGEKYEKIIGTDKISLEVLGSIEELKEDFDVAVDFTNAEAAYQNIKKILQMGKRMVVGTTGLTQEMINEFKDLAVKNNTAILIAPNFALGAVLMIQLAKQVVKYFPDVEIIELHHNEKADAPSGTAILTAEILSEEMKKHNLTHKDATKVEKLPGSRGGKLDSINIHSVRLPGLVAHQEIIFGGLGQTLSIRHDALSRECYIPGVLMAIREIIKREGFFYGLESFLNREEA from the coding sequence ATGATTAAGACTATCTTATTTGGAGCTTGTGGAAAAATGGGAAGAGTTATAGGAAAAGCATTAATTGATGCTGTAGATATCGAACTTGTAGGAGCAATAGACCCATACTTTAAAGGCGAAAAATATGAGAAAATTATTGGGACAGATAAAATTTCTCTTGAAGTTTTAGGAAGTATAGAAGAATTGAAAGAGGATTTTGACGTAGCCGTAGACTTTACTAATGCTGAAGCAGCCTATCAAAATATAAAAAAGATTTTACAGATGGGAAAAAGAATGGTGGTAGGAACTACGGGACTTACTCAGGAGATGATAAATGAATTTAAAGACCTTGCAGTAAAGAACAATACGGCAATTTTAATTGCGCCTAATTTTGCATTAGGAGCTGTATTAATGATACAACTCGCCAAACAAGTTGTAAAATATTTTCCAGATGTGGAGATTATTGAACTACATCATAATGAAAAAGCTGATGCTCCTTCTGGCACAGCAATTTTAACCGCAGAAATACTTTCCGAAGAGATGAAAAAACATAACTTAACCCATAAGGACGCAACAAAAGTTGAAAAATTACCAGGTTCTCGTGGCGGAAAACTGGACTCAATAAATATACATAGTGTTAGATTACCTGGTTTAGTTGCTCATCAAGAGATTATATTTGGGGGGCTCGGTCAGACTTTAAGTATAAGACACGATGCTCTTAGTAGAGAATGTTATATCCCTGGAGTATTAATGGCCATCAGAGAGATAATTAAGAGAGAAGGTTTCTTTTATGGGCTCGAATCTTTTCTAAATAGGGAGGAGGCTTAG